Proteins from a genomic interval of Methanobacteriaceae archaeon:
- the ilvN gene encoding acetolactate synthase small subunit, protein MPTKIEKSTEKNHIISALVEHKPGVLQRVAGLFTRRGFNIESITVGESEIPGLARMTIIAHGDQRVLEQITKQLNKLLDVIKVRDLKVESTVKRELCLIKVHAPTEKVRSEIIQYANIFRGRIIDVSSEALTIEITGDSDKIDALTDLLKGFGIKELARTGPTAMSRGGKTI, encoded by the coding sequence ATGCCAACTAAAATTGAGAAGTCCACTGAAAAGAATCATATTATCAGTGCTCTGGTAGAACACAAACCCGGTGTCTTGCAAAGAGTAGCCGGTTTATTCACCCGCCGAGGATTCAACATTGAAAGCATTACTGTAGGAGAATCTGAAATTCCAGGGTTGGCTCGTATGACCATCATTGCCCATGGAGATCAGCGAGTACTGGAACAAATAACCAAGCAATTGAATAAATTGCTGGATGTTATTAAAGTCCGGGATTTAAAAGTGGAAAGTACTGTTAAAAGAGAATTGTGTCTTATAAAGGTTCATGCCCCCACAGAAAAGGTTAGATCAGAAATCATTCAGTATGCTAACATATTCCGAGGACGTATCATAGATGTTAGCAGCGAAGCTCTGACCATTGAAATCACCGGAGATTCTGACAAAATTGATGCCTTAACAGACCTTTTAAAAGGATTTGGAATTAAAGAATTGGCCCGAACTGGTCCTACTGCCATGTCACGTGGTGGAAAGACTATTTAA
- a CDS encoding YnfA family protein, with the protein MLVMYGIIPTLQPASFERFYAAYGGIFIVMALLWAWQVDKFIPDKFDIIGASLALIGGFIIMYWPRAS; encoded by the coding sequence ATTCTTGTTATGTATGGAATAATTCCCACACTACAACCAGCAAGCTTTGAAAGATTTTATGCTGCCTATGGTGGAATATTCATTGTAATGGCTCTTTTATGGGCCTGGCAAGTTGATAAATTTATTCCAGATAAATTTGATATTATTGGAGCTTCTCTGGCATTGATTGGGGGTTTTATAATAATGTACTGGCCCAGAGCTTCTTAA
- the ilvC gene encoding ketol-acid reductoisomerase encodes MKMYYEKDVDTGVLADKTIAVIGYGSQGMAQSRNMADSGLKVVVGLREGGTSWKTAVADGMDVMSVEDAAKAADIIHILIPDEIQGSVYDKSIKPYLEEGNTVSFSHGYNIHYGYINVPEGVNVTMSAPKGPGAMVRRTYLEGFGIPGLVAVEIDATGDAKQQALAMGKGCGLARAGILETTFKEETETDLFGEQAVLCGGVTELIKAGFKTLVDGGYQPEVAYFETCHELKLIVDLIYEKGFAGMWHDVSNTAEFGGLTRRSRVINPDAQKEMAEILKEIQEGKFAKEWALENQAGGPMLKRMRDMEDELQIEEVGSKLRKLCGLQK; translated from the coding sequence ATGAAAATGTATTACGAAAAAGACGTGGACACTGGAGTCCTCGCAGATAAAACTATCGCAGTTATAGGATATGGAAGTCAAGGAATGGCTCAATCTCGAAATATGGCCGACAGTGGATTAAAAGTCGTAGTTGGTCTAAGAGAAGGAGGAACTTCATGGAAAACTGCTGTTGCAGATGGAATGGATGTAATGAGTGTAGAAGATGCTGCCAAAGCTGCGGACATCATTCACATACTTATTCCTGATGAAATCCAAGGATCAGTTTATGATAAATCCATTAAGCCATATCTAGAAGAAGGTAACACTGTATCTTTCTCACATGGATACAACATCCACTATGGATACATCAACGTCCCTGAAGGTGTAAATGTAACCATGAGTGCCCCTAAAGGGCCTGGAGCTATGGTTCGCCGTACTTACCTGGAAGGATTTGGGATTCCTGGATTAGTTGCTGTGGAAATTGATGCTACTGGAGATGCTAAACAACAAGCATTAGCTATGGGTAAAGGATGCGGTTTAGCCCGAGCTGGAATACTAGAAACCACCTTTAAAGAAGAAACCGAAACTGACCTCTTTGGAGAACAAGCTGTTCTCTGTGGAGGAGTAACTGAACTTATTAAAGCCGGTTTTAAAACTCTGGTAGATGGTGGATACCAGCCAGAAGTGGCCTACTTTGAAACTTGTCACGAATTAAAACTTATTGTGGATTTAATCTACGAAAAAGGGTTCGCCGGAATGTGGCATGATGTAAGTAACACTGCCGAGTTTGGAGGGTTAACCAGAAGATCCCGAGTAATTAATCCAGATGCTCAAAAAGAAATGGCTGAAATCCTTAAAGAGATTCAAGAAGGAAAATTCGCCAAAGAATGGGCCTTAGAAAATCAAGCTGGTGGGCCTATGCTCAAGCGAATGCGGGACATGGAAGACGAACTGCAAATCGAAGAAGTAGGTTCTAAACTCCGAAAACTCTGTGGATTACAGAAATAA
- the purD gene encoding phosphoribosylamine--glycine ligase — protein MKILVVGNGAREHAICEALKGEAELYSIMSNQNPGIARISDFKVASEGDLETVKKFALDKKVDMAFIGPESPLEKGIVDVLEEEGISCVGPNKSAARIETDKSFMRNLFEKYKIDGSLVYRVFDNYKDISDFLNEFDKDVVIKPVGLTGGKGVKIVGDHLEDNNDAKEYARHIMETKMGGHPRVVIEEKLVGEEFTVQAFSDGDHLAPMPAAQDHPYAFEGDEGPITGGMGSYSDKNGLLPFMDQKNYDDAVKIMQDTINAIKKEAGPYKGVLYGQFMLCEEGPRLVEYNARFGDPEAMNVLPLLKSSMVDICQSIVDGNLKKAEFENKATVCKYIVPDGYPETKFANQAIMVDEKSISDLGGRVYYAAVNQKEDVVYTSASRALGLVATGESIEEAEMICEEATQFVKGDLYHRKDVGTKELIQKRIDHMKKIRG, from the coding sequence ATGAAAATTTTAGTTGTAGGAAATGGGGCAAGGGAACACGCTATTTGTGAAGCTTTAAAAGGAGAAGCAGAACTTTATTCTATAATGAGCAACCAGAACCCTGGAATAGCGCGAATATCTGATTTCAAAGTGGCCAGCGAAGGAGATCTGGAAACAGTCAAAAAATTTGCTTTAGACAAGAAAGTGGACATGGCTTTTATTGGTCCGGAATCACCACTGGAGAAAGGAATAGTGGATGTACTGGAAGAAGAAGGTATAAGTTGTGTAGGGCCAAATAAAAGTGCTGCTAGGATAGAAACTGATAAATCATTTATGCGAAATCTTTTTGAAAAATATAAAATTGATGGGTCTCTGGTCTACCGGGTTTTTGACAATTATAAAGACATTAGTGACTTCTTGAATGAATTTGATAAAGATGTAGTCATAAAGCCAGTGGGACTCACAGGGGGTAAGGGAGTAAAAATTGTAGGAGATCATCTGGAAGATAACAATGATGCTAAGGAATATGCTCGTCACATAATGGAAACTAAAATGGGAGGCCATCCTCGAGTAGTAATAGAAGAAAAACTGGTGGGGGAAGAATTTACAGTACAAGCCTTCTCTGACGGGGATCACTTGGCCCCCATGCCTGCGGCTCAGGACCATCCTTATGCTTTTGAAGGAGATGAAGGCCCTATTACTGGTGGAATGGGTTCTTATTCTGATAAAAATGGATTACTTCCTTTCATGGATCAAAAAAATTATGATGATGCTGTAAAAATAATGCAAGATACTATCAATGCCATAAAAAAGGAAGCTGGGCCTTATAAAGGAGTTCTCTATGGCCAATTCATGCTATGTGAAGAAGGCCCCAGATTGGTGGAATATAATGCTCGATTCGGAGATCCAGAGGCCATGAATGTCCTTCCTCTTTTAAAATCAAGTATGGTTGATATCTGCCAGAGTATTGTGGATGGAAATCTTAAAAAGGCTGAATTTGAGAACAAGGCCACAGTTTGTAAGTATATTGTCCCGGATGGTTATCCGGAAACTAAATTCGCTAATCAAGCTATTATGGTTGATGAGAAGTCTATATCTGATTTAGGAGGTAGGGTTTACTACGCAGCAGTTAATCAGAAGGAAGATGTAGTATATACCTCAGCATCTAGGGCCCTGGGATTGGTAGCTACTGGGGAAAGCATTGAGGAAGCTGAGATGATATGTGAAGAGGCCACTCAGTTTGTCAAGGGAGATTTATATCACCGTAAAGATGTGGGAACCAAAGAACTTATTCAAAAGAGAATTGACCACATGAAGAAAATAAGGGGATAA
- a CDS encoding acetolactate synthase large subunit, producing MKGGQALIKSLIDQGADTVFGYPGGQLLPLYDMIYDSDLKHILVRHEQCAAHAADGYARASGKVGVCIATSGPGATNLVTGIATAYMDSSPVLSIAGQVPTHLIGNDAFQEVDMIGITMPITKHNFQVTDANEIPAIVNSSFEIALSGRPGPIVIDLPKDIQEQVLEEYRNELLDIPGYKPTKKGHGLQIKRAAQTIIKSKKPVILAGGGVISAGASSELKQLAEIINAPVTTSLLGKSSFPEDHPASMGMLGMHGRKVANISVDESDCLIAIGCRFSDRTTGKIDEFAPNATIIHIDVDPAEIGKNVEVDVPIVGDAKVVLQSMIKMLKKDTAGLDSLKWIEHVKKFNKNCIPRISFENDHPLKPQQVMKELAQALDEDTIMTTDVGQNQMWMAHFFNTTKPRTFISSGGLGTMGFGFPAAMGAKVAMPENDVVAVCGDGGFLMVCQDLATVKEYDIPVVVCVLDNRYLGMVAQWQKLFYDERMSHTHLGEVPDFVKLAESFGVRAERVEKVGETQQAMKDALKSGEPTLLDIIIDPDEILPMVPPGCGLTEIVGEYKVEREIPGEIHYKTPGKAQKGGD from the coding sequence ATGAAAGGTGGCCAAGCCCTAATTAAGTCGCTGATAGACCAGGGAGCAGATACTGTCTTCGGATATCCCGGAGGACAATTACTTCCCCTATACGACATGATATACGATTCTGACTTAAAGCACATCCTGGTAAGACACGAGCAGTGCGCTGCACATGCAGCAGACGGATATGCCCGTGCTTCAGGAAAAGTAGGAGTGTGCATTGCCACTTCAGGCCCAGGTGCAACTAACCTGGTAACTGGAATTGCAACAGCATACATGGATTCTTCCCCAGTGTTGTCTATTGCGGGACAGGTACCAACGCACTTAATTGGTAATGATGCCTTTCAAGAAGTTGATATGATAGGTATAACCATGCCTATTACTAAACACAACTTCCAAGTTACAGATGCGAATGAAATACCTGCTATTGTTAACTCCAGTTTTGAAATAGCCCTTAGTGGCCGTCCAGGACCTATAGTAATTGATCTTCCCAAAGACATTCAAGAACAAGTACTTGAAGAATACAGGAATGAATTACTAGACATCCCAGGTTATAAACCTACTAAAAAAGGCCACGGCCTGCAAATTAAAAGAGCTGCTCAAACCATTATTAAATCAAAAAAACCAGTAATTCTGGCCGGTGGTGGAGTTATATCTGCTGGAGCATCATCTGAGTTAAAACAATTAGCCGAAATAATAAATGCCCCAGTTACCACCAGTTTACTAGGTAAAAGTTCTTTCCCAGAAGACCATCCAGCTTCCATGGGGATGCTTGGTATGCATGGTCGTAAAGTTGCTAACATTAGCGTAGATGAGTCTGACTGTCTCATTGCTATAGGATGTCGGTTTTCAGACCGAACCACTGGAAAAATTGATGAGTTTGCCCCTAATGCCACAATTATACACATAGATGTGGATCCAGCAGAAATTGGGAAGAATGTAGAAGTAGATGTTCCTATTGTCGGAGATGCTAAGGTAGTTCTTCAATCCATGATAAAAATGCTGAAAAAGGATACAGCAGGGTTGGATTCTCTAAAATGGATAGAGCACGTTAAAAAATTCAATAAAAATTGCATACCTCGAATTTCCTTTGAAAATGATCATCCATTAAAGCCTCAACAAGTTATGAAAGAACTGGCCCAGGCCCTGGATGAAGATACCATCATGACCACCGATGTGGGACAAAACCAGATGTGGATGGCCCATTTCTTTAACACTACAAAACCCCGAACATTCATCTCATCAGGAGGACTGGGAACCATGGGATTCGGTTTCCCGGCAGCTATGGGTGCTAAGGTAGCCATGCCAGAAAATGACGTAGTGGCAGTTTGTGGTGACGGTGGATTTTTAATGGTTTGCCAGGACTTGGCTACTGTTAAAGAGTACGACATACCTGTAGTAGTCTGTGTTTTAGATAATAGGTACCTGGGAATGGTAGCACAATGGCAAAAACTATTCTATGATGAACGTATGTCCCATACTCATCTGGGAGAAGTTCCAGACTTCGTTAAATTAGCCGAATCATTTGGTGTTAGGGCAGAACGTGTTGAAAAGGTTGGAGAAACGCAGCAAGCTATGAAAGATGCTTTAAAATCTGGAGAACCAACTTTACTAGATATAATCATCGACCCTGATGAAATTCTACCTATGGTACCGCCAGGATGTGGCCTCACAGAAATTGTAGGAGAATATAAAGTAGAAAGAGAAATTCCAGGTGAAATACACTATAAAACACCAGGAAAAGCTCAAAAGGGTGGGGATTAA
- a CDS encoding winged helix-turn-helix domain-containing protein: MKKILWWLIAGTKGGINRARIINELNERPYNAHQISEKLELDYKTVRHHIKILEENKIITSTGEKYGTMYFLSSQLEDNYKLFEEIWKKMGEN; this comes from the coding sequence ATGAAAAAAATACTCTGGTGGCTTATTGCTGGTACTAAAGGAGGCATAAATAGGGCCCGAATAATTAATGAATTAAATGAAAGGCCATATAATGCTCACCAGATATCAGAAAAACTAGAACTAGATTATAAAACTGTTAGACATCACATAAAAATCCTTGAAGAGAATAAAATCATTACTTCAACTGGGGAAAAATATGGAACCATGTATTTTTTATCATCTCAACTTGAAGATAACTATAAATTATTTGAAGAAATCTGGAAAAAAATGGGAGAAAATTAG
- a CDS encoding methanogenesis marker 12 protein: MVFVGMDHGTTGVSFTILSSSSKEEKEGKNSVEHFKISREDLSQGQVSAVEELVKRVDLNSIELMAITYAMGDGLSSIKPLKKVKDKGILSINGAGKVTGGGTAVYEEIEKSGIPTLLIPGLHNKTPCIDRRFAAAYSHHASAEKVSITYNAYLETGWENMVVSDISSNSVSMLVQNGKIVGAIDACLGALGVIHGPLDLEMLRNIDEGKKTANECFSHAGAVKIADIDTKVSRAKDELILLAQNGDDQAILALDTMMMTIAMEIWGLIGIANKVDGIVLTGSIGAMEEPINFYGLLKEYLEGVVPLIRISPTSGSMGSAQIARDIYKGKRNILGIKVDDSI, encoded by the coding sequence TTGGTATTCGTGGGCATGGACCACGGCACCACTGGTGTCTCATTTACCATCCTTTCTTCATCATCGAAAGAAGAAAAAGAAGGAAAAAACTCTGTTGAACACTTTAAAATCAGCAGAGAAGATCTTTCCCAGGGCCAGGTTTCTGCTGTAGAGGAACTGGTAAAAAGAGTGGATCTAAATTCTATTGAACTAATGGCCATTACCTACGCCATGGGCGATGGACTTAGTAGTATAAAACCTCTGAAAAAAGTTAAAGATAAGGGAATTTTATCTATAAATGGTGCAGGAAAAGTAACTGGTGGTGGAACCGCCGTTTATGAGGAAATAGAGAAATCTGGTATTCCCACATTACTTATTCCGGGTTTACATAATAAAACTCCGTGTATTGATCGGAGATTTGCAGCAGCTTATTCTCACCATGCCAGTGCTGAAAAAGTTTCTATAACCTACAATGCTTATCTGGAAACCGGGTGGGAAAATATGGTTGTGTCTGATATCAGCTCTAACTCAGTAAGCATGCTGGTGCAGAATGGTAAAATAGTAGGGGCTATTGATGCTTGTTTAGGTGCTTTGGGCGTAATTCACGGCCCTCTTGATTTAGAAATGTTGAGAAACATTGATGAAGGCAAAAAAACTGCTAATGAATGTTTCTCTCATGCTGGTGCTGTGAAAATCGCGGATATAGATACTAAAGTATCCCGGGCCAAGGATGAACTGATTTTATTAGCTCAAAATGGTGACGATCAAGCTATTCTGGCATTAGATACCATGATGATGACTATTGCCATGGAAATATGGGGTTTAATAGGTATTGCTAATAAAGTAGATGGAATAGTTCTGACCGGGTCTATAGGTGCCATGGAAGAACCTATTAACTTTTATGGTCTTTTAAAAGAGTATTTAGAAGGAGTAGTTCCATTAATAAGGATATCGCCAACATCAGGTTCTATGGGAAGTGCTCAGATTGCCAGAGACATTTATAAAGGTAAAAGAAATATTTTAGGCATCAAAGTAGACGACTCTATTTAA
- a CDS encoding LSM domain protein — protein MAQEDYDFQVNKQFLRFKDKEVVVSLKNREEDEGKVVTLDNYLNTVLITENGLKFIKGGKIAFMAIKDS, from the coding sequence ATGGCACAGGAAGATTACGATTTTCAAGTTAATAAACAATTTTTAAGATTTAAAGACAAAGAAGTGGTTGTAAGTTTAAAAAACCGGGAAGAAGATGAAGGAAAAGTTGTGACTCTTGATAATTATCTTAACACCGTTCTAATAACTGAAAATGGCTTAAAATTTATTAAAGGCGGTAAAATTGCTTTTATGGCCATAAAAGATAGTTAA
- the argF gene encoding ornithine carbamoyltransferase: MKHLLSVCDAQDQVVQLLDLAAWFKKGKSDDKPLKDKTLAMIFQKSSTRTRVSFEVGMAQLGGHALYLSTNDLQIGRGEPISDTARAMSRYVDGIMIRALKHEDVVELSENASVPVINGLTDLEHPCQVLADMQTIKEHRGSFEGKLVFVGDGNNVCNSLLLISAILGLNMTVACPEGYEPDAEIFEKAQGLAKESGAVLEIIYDIKKAVKNADILYTDVWVSMGDEKEQEQRINDFMPFQVNEELMSRANEGAIFMHCLPAIRGQETTAGVIDGPQSVVWDQAENRLHAQKAVMYSLMKD, from the coding sequence ATGAAACATCTTTTATCAGTTTGTGATGCTCAAGACCAGGTTGTTCAATTATTGGATTTGGCTGCGTGGTTTAAAAAAGGTAAATCTGATGATAAACCTCTTAAAGATAAAACCCTAGCTATGATATTCCAAAAATCATCCACCAGAACACGAGTATCTTTTGAAGTGGGAATGGCCCAATTAGGAGGTCATGCTTTATATTTATCTACTAATGACCTTCAAATAGGGCGTGGGGAGCCTATATCTGATACTGCTAGGGCTATGAGTCGCTATGTGGACGGAATAATGATCAGGGCACTTAAACACGAAGATGTAGTGGAATTATCAGAGAATGCATCGGTTCCAGTAATAAACGGTTTGACTGATTTAGAACATCCTTGCCAGGTTTTGGCAGATATGCAGACTATAAAAGAACACAGGGGTAGTTTTGAAGGAAAATTAGTTTTTGTAGGGGATGGAAACAATGTCTGCAATTCTTTACTTCTGATTTCTGCTATTTTAGGACTAAACATGACGGTGGCCTGTCCTGAAGGATATGAACCAGATGCAGAAATATTTGAAAAAGCACAGGGGCTGGCTAAAGAATCTGGGGCTGTTTTAGAGATCATTTATGATATTAAAAAAGCAGTAAAGAATGCGGATATTCTTTATACTGATGTGTGGGTCAGTATGGGTGATGAAAAAGAACAAGAACAAAGGATTAATGATTTTATGCCATTCCAGGTTAATGAAGAATTAATGAGCCGGGCCAATGAAGGTGCTATATTTATGCATTGTTTACCGGCCATTCGGGGTCAGGAAACCACGGCAGGGGTTATTGACGGGCCTCAATCTGTGGTATGGGACCAGGCCGAGAACAGGCTCCATGCTCAGAAGGCCGTTATGTACAGTTTGATGAAAGATTAA
- the surE gene encoding 5'/3'-nucleotidase SurE, producing MRILITNDDGVNSSGIIATKDAMDGLGDISVVAPATQQSGIGHALTLFEPVRVTASNLNDGTEAFAVSGTPTDAVILGIFEISKEKPDLVISGINIGENLGKSELTTSGTIGAAMEAATYGIPAIAVSIQVNQGDIKFHDGHVDVDFDAAKRITRKVAQNILEKGLPEGVDLINLNIPSHPENDEILITRLGERMYNVHIQKRLDPRGRPYYWLDGDPVEDDRPGTDVHTLKMEKKATLTPISLDCTSDLSLMEEWFK from the coding sequence ATGAGAATACTGATAACCAATGACGACGGAGTTAACTCTTCAGGGATTATTGCAACTAAAGATGCCATGGACGGATTGGGAGATATTTCGGTGGTGGCACCGGCCACTCAACAGAGTGGAATAGGCCATGCATTAACTCTTTTTGAACCGGTAAGAGTCACAGCTTCTAATTTAAATGATGGAACTGAGGCCTTCGCGGTTTCAGGTACTCCTACTGATGCAGTTATTTTAGGAATTTTTGAAATATCCAAAGAGAAACCGGATCTGGTAATTTCTGGAATAAATATTGGTGAAAATCTTGGAAAGTCTGAATTAACCACCTCTGGAACTATTGGTGCGGCCATGGAGGCTGCTACTTATGGAATACCTGCCATAGCCGTTTCCATACAAGTTAATCAGGGTGATATTAAGTTCCATGATGGGCATGTGGATGTGGACTTTGACGCAGCAAAGCGAATAACCCGAAAAGTGGCCCAAAATATTCTGGAAAAAGGCTTGCCGGAAGGTGTGGATTTAATAAATCTTAATATTCCTTCTCATCCAGAAAACGATGAAATTTTAATTACTCGTTTGGGTGAGCGGATGTACAACGTCCATATTCAAAAAAGATTGGATCCTAGAGGAAGGCCCTATTACTGGTTGGATGGAGATCCTGTAGAAGATGATAGGCCCGGAACAGATGTCCACACACTAAAAATGGAAAAAAAGGCCACATTAACTCCCATATCTCTTGATTGTACTTCTGATTTGAGTTTAATGGAAGAATGGTTTAAGTGA
- the argS gene encoding arginine--tRNA ligase: MFTLIEEEALNSLKTALNKLDYPIPDEIKLEIPPNPKMGDLATTISFQLAKELKKSPMEITEKLLNVLETPETFLKVESKGPYINFYVNYQDFSKIVLKGIDKNYGQLPSLSEKVVLEHTSANPNGPLHIGHIRNAIIGDSLARVLKSAGYEVETQYYVNDMGRQIAMVVWGILNLGKKLEEYGEGEKKDHQIGKLYFQVNEKLKEEPELREEINELIRRYESGKDKELNATFKLAVDSCLQGMEITMTRLHVHHDDFLWEGKFVRNNAVWDVVERLKESGRTKTNEVLYLDLEEFGIEKELILTRSDGTSLYSTRDLAYHLEKSEKGDVVLDILGSDHKLAIDQIRIAMGLLGGKSPEVIFYEFITLPEGSMSTRRGVFISVDDLMDEAIDRAMKEIKSRRSDLSEEESQKIAREIGIGAIRYYIARLSPEKHIVFKWDEALSFERGCASIQYAHARAGKLLEKSGLLIDGQLKELELEEKWVLNDVEIDLIRTLSKFPNMVEESARIRRVHNLAQYAQDLASAFNKFYKATPVIGSDYEKARLILVDRSKTTIHNCLELLGVSAPESM, encoded by the coding sequence ATGTTTACATTAATTGAAGAAGAAGCATTAAATTCATTAAAAACAGCTTTAAATAAGCTTGATTATCCAATTCCTGATGAAATAAAACTGGAAATACCTCCCAATCCCAAAATGGGTGATTTGGCCACTACAATTTCCTTCCAGCTGGCCAAGGAACTGAAAAAATCCCCTATGGAAATAACTGAAAAGCTATTAAATGTCCTGGAAACTCCAGAAACATTCCTCAAAGTAGAATCCAAAGGCCCTTACATAAATTTCTATGTTAATTATCAGGACTTTTCTAAAATAGTTTTAAAAGGAATTGATAAAAATTATGGCCAGTTACCATCATTATCCGAAAAAGTGGTTCTGGAACATACATCCGCCAATCCTAATGGGCCTTTGCACATTGGCCACATTAGAAATGCTATTATTGGTGATTCTTTGGCCAGAGTTTTAAAATCCGCCGGTTATGAGGTGGAAACCCAGTACTATGTCAATGACATGGGCCGGCAAATTGCCATGGTAGTGTGGGGAATCTTAAATCTTGGGAAAAAGCTGGAAGAATATGGAGAAGGTGAAAAAAAGGATCACCAAATTGGTAAACTCTACTTCCAAGTCAATGAAAAATTAAAAGAAGAACCGGAATTAAGAGAAGAAATTAATGAACTGATTAGGCGTTATGAGTCCGGGAAAGACAAAGAACTTAATGCCACATTTAAACTTGCCGTAGATAGCTGTCTACAAGGTATGGAAATCACCATGACCCGGCTGCATGTACACCACGACGATTTTTTATGGGAAGGGAAATTCGTGAGAAACAATGCCGTGTGGGATGTGGTGGAACGGCTTAAAGAAAGTGGCCGCACCAAAACCAATGAAGTTCTCTACCTAGATTTAGAAGAATTCGGGATTGAAAAAGAACTAATACTTACCAGGTCAGATGGAACATCCCTTTATTCCACCAGAGACTTGGCCTATCACCTTGAAAAATCTGAAAAGGGAGATGTGGTACTGGATATTTTAGGGTCAGACCATAAACTGGCCATTGACCAGATAAGAATTGCCATGGGACTTTTAGGTGGAAAATCTCCAGAAGTGATTTTTTATGAATTCATAACCCTTCCTGAAGGTTCCATGTCCACTCGAAGAGGAGTATTTATTTCTGTAGATGATTTAATGGATGAAGCCATTGATAGGGCCATGAAGGAAATTAAATCCCGAAGATCTGATTTATCTGAAGAAGAATCTCAGAAAATCGCCAGAGAAATTGGTATTGGGGCCATAAGATATTACATTGCTCGTTTATCCCCAGAAAAGCACATTGTATTTAAGTGGGATGAAGCTTTGAGCTTTGAGAGGGGTTGTGCTTCTATTCAGTACGCCCATGCTCGGGCAGGTAAATTACTAGAAAAATCAGGTTTATTAATTGATGGTCAACTGAAAGAACTTGAATTAGAAGAAAAATGGGTACTGAATGATGTAGAAATCGACTTAATTCGTACTCTTTCCAAGTTCCCTAATATGGTGGAGGAGTCGGCCCGAATTAGAAGAGTACATAATCTGGCCCAGTATGCCCAGGACCTGGCCAGTGCATTTAATAAATTCTACAAGGCCACTCCTGTGATTGGATCTGATTATGAAAAGGCCCGTTTGATCCTGGTAGATCGTAGTAAGACCACTATTCATAACTGTCTGGAATTGTTGGGAGTCAGTGCTCCAGAGAGCATGTAA
- a CDS encoding cytochrome b/b6 domain-containing protein — translation MNKERLIEKMKDIMIKARSFYKNLSPKQSKAVNILATAPLIAASIDGACAGGCPYGLSYDPYPGQCGRYMDSNGTGACDLASADVATQQTTSSSDTSSQDSSSQSSSSSNDNGNSGGVSSDDTSTDNASNASTVPDSTSTGIDGSSTTDGTNFRILPATLIILGAYLLTYYLFKKGILKARVHKRIWNGLLTFGFLGMGITGLILTVIINLGISTVYNSGMTYWHAELGLLMVLAALVHFHIYQRPFKRMFKVLFDSNSSKKDKNVIKTPGTSNDRIMD, via the coding sequence TTGAATAAGGAACGCTTAATTGAAAAAATGAAAGATATAATGATTAAAGCCCGCTCTTTTTATAAGAATCTCTCTCCTAAACAGTCTAAGGCAGTGAATATTCTGGCCACAGCACCCCTCATCGCGGCCAGTATTGATGGTGCCTGTGCTGGAGGGTGCCCCTATGGCCTATCATATGATCCATATCCTGGACAATGTGGTAGGTATATGGATTCTAATGGGACGGGAGCTTGTGACTTGGCATCAGCTGATGTAGCAACGCAACAAACTACTAGCAGTAGTGATACCAGCAGCCAGGATTCATCATCTCAGTCATCAAGTTCATCTAACGACAATGGAAATTCTGGTGGTGTTAGTTCTGATGATACCAGTACCGATAATGCTTCTAATGCCTCTACAGTACCTGATTCTACTTCAACAGGCATTGACGGTTCTTCTACTACGGATGGAACTAATTTTCGTATTCTTCCAGCGACTCTGATAATACTGGGGGCGTACTTGTTAACTTATTATCTATTTAAAAAAGGAATATTGAAGGCCAGAGTTCATAAAAGAATTTGGAATGGGTTATTAACCTTTGGATTTTTGGGAATGGGAATAACTGGACTTATACTAACTGTAATTATTAACCTGGGAATATCAACTGTTTATAATTCTGGGATGACTTATTGGCATGCTGAACTAGGACTATTGATGGTTTTAGCAGCTTTAGTACATTTCCATATTTATCAAAGGCCGTTTAAAAGAATGTTCAAGGTTTTATTTGATTCAAATTCTTCAAAAAAGGATAAGAATGTGATAAAAACTCCTGGAACTTCAAATGATAGAATCATGGATTAA